A region of Polyangiaceae bacterium DNA encodes the following proteins:
- a CDS encoding type IV secretion protein Rhs — protein HTLTELDTLGRPVAITDAANGKTKYAYGPFNALHSVTDPGNATTKWTRDAFGRVRQMEEPDRGTTTFINNGFGDLVSSTDALGRVVTFGMDALGRTTTRTDTHAGKGLTTTWTWDTAPNGIGRLHMLESPDGIKTYTYSKRGQLEGMTLSVAGESFTAQMTYDDLGRPKSLEYPWPLGEEPFGVTYEYDKRGHRLSVRDTYTNVAYWQLTTVDDAGRYKGEAFGNGVTTARSYHGDKQALKSITTTKGAATIQQLAYDWDQQLNLKSRTDALQAQNKTERFKYDALNRLTCAYYALAENANAPCTTSYGYAPNGNLTSKSDVGILSYTDAKHPHAVTNAPGEAYFYNAVGNQITRPGNTTITYTPFDLPKTISQPGKTVSFGYDGDEQRIRKTTPTTETLYFEDIFEQVTSAGGKAYRYYVHSPERAVAVVTRGGAEPGTSYLHVDHVGSVETVTNEKGTQVEKRSYDAFGQRRNVIWGSPPPVSFTSKVTKGFTGHEEADEFGLVNMKGRFFDPRTGRFLSTDPIIANVYNGQSFNVYSYVWNNPLAFVDPSGFNGEGIVHQPPYPDIPLPADPITPSDEFRAEQDARRHAPQREADGVGAKPASNDVDTTGNGGSTQPRTPTTEDDAPSPFARFIEGAGERAGEIAPELALGLLMNLVGTPASPVARAKPGSGSLEGAGERMADAVNEVNPLYTGAIDVIEGADAYDSDDYVGMGQAATGVGVTIVMTIITWKGAKTTRGPPKATDYSHIADPKNIGASTRPTPRQVREMKAANRAENGGELRSDLSGKPMVDAAKSQRGVTPPPNEVQVDHIAPVDKGGTRTQSNLQLITREENRIKWNR, from the coding sequence GCACACGTTGACCGAGCTCGATACATTGGGTCGACCCGTCGCAATCACGGATGCAGCGAACGGCAAAACGAAATACGCCTACGGCCCGTTCAACGCATTGCATTCGGTGACGGATCCAGGCAATGCGACAACAAAATGGACACGCGATGCATTTGGACGTGTGCGACAAATGGAGGAACCCGACCGCGGGACGACGACGTTCATCAACAATGGATTCGGCGACCTGGTTTCGTCGACGGATGCGCTGGGGCGCGTGGTCACGTTTGGCATGGACGCACTCGGACGCACGACGACGCGCACGGATACGCATGCTGGAAAAGGCTTGACGACGACGTGGACGTGGGATACAGCGCCAAACGGGATTGGCCGGTTGCACATGCTCGAAAGTCCCGACGGAATCAAGACGTACACGTATTCGAAGCGCGGGCAGCTCGAAGGGATGACGCTGTCCGTCGCGGGAGAATCGTTTACCGCGCAAATGACGTACGACGACCTTGGCAGACCGAAGTCGCTCGAGTATCCGTGGCCGCTGGGTGAAGAGCCGTTCGGCGTAACGTACGAGTACGACAAACGTGGCCATCGGCTGAGCGTGCGTGACACGTATACGAACGTCGCATATTGGCAATTGACGACTGTGGACGACGCCGGCCGGTACAAGGGCGAGGCTTTCGGCAATGGCGTGACGACGGCGCGGAGCTATCACGGCGACAAGCAAGCGCTGAAGAGCATCACGACGACGAAGGGCGCGGCGACCATTCAGCAATTGGCTTACGACTGGGATCAGCAGCTCAATTTGAAGAGCCGCACCGATGCATTGCAAGCGCAGAACAAGACGGAGCGGTTCAAGTACGACGCGTTGAATCGGCTCACGTGTGCGTATTATGCGCTCGCGGAGAATGCGAATGCGCCGTGCACGACGTCATACGGCTATGCGCCGAATGGAAACCTCACGTCGAAGTCGGACGTGGGCATCTTGTCGTATACCGATGCAAAGCATCCACATGCGGTCACCAATGCGCCGGGCGAGGCGTACTTCTATAATGCCGTCGGCAATCAAATTACGCGACCGGGCAACACGACGATAACGTATACGCCGTTCGATTTGCCGAAAACGATTTCGCAACCAGGCAAGACCGTGTCGTTCGGCTATGACGGCGACGAGCAAAGAATTCGAAAAACGACGCCGACGACGGAGACGCTCTACTTCGAGGACATCTTCGAGCAAGTGACGAGCGCTGGAGGGAAAGCATATCGATATTACGTGCATTCGCCAGAACGCGCCGTCGCCGTCGTCACGCGAGGTGGAGCGGAACCGGGAACGAGCTATTTGCATGTGGATCATGTCGGCTCGGTCGAGACGGTGACGAATGAAAAGGGCACCCAAGTCGAGAAACGCAGTTACGATGCGTTTGGGCAGCGTCGCAATGTCATTTGGGGGTCGCCTCCACCGGTGTCGTTCACGAGCAAAGTGACAAAAGGGTTTACGGGGCATGAAGAGGCGGACGAATTCGGTCTCGTCAACATGAAAGGACGCTTTTTCGATCCGCGCACCGGGCGATTCCTGTCGACCGACCCGATCATTGCGAACGTATACAATGGGCAAAGCTTCAACGTATACAGCTACGTTTGGAACAATCCCCTTGCATTCGTGGATCCTAGCGGATTCAATGGCGAGGGCATCGTCCACCAGCCGCCTTATCCGGACATACCATTACCCGCTGATCCAATCACGCCGAGCGACGAGTTTCGCGCTGAGCAAGACGCACGCCGCCATGCGCCACAACGCGAGGCGGACGGCGTTGGTGCAAAGCCGGCGTCGAATGACGTCGATACAACGGGCAACGGCGGCAGCACGCAGCCGCGAACGCCCACAACGGAGGACGATGCGCCGTCACCGTTTGCGCGATTCATCGAAGGCGCGGGCGAACGCGCCGGTGAGATAGCGCCAGAGCTTGCATTGGGATTGCTGATGAACCTCGTCGGCACACCAGCATCACCGGTAGCTCGCGCAAAACCAGGCAGTGGGTCGCTCGAAGGTGCAGGCGAACGGATGGCCGATGCAGTCAATGAGGTGAATCCGCTGTATACGGGGGCCATCGACGTGATCGAAGGCGCCGATGCGTACGACAGCGATGATTACGTCGGAATGGGTCAGGCGGCGACAGGGGTGGGCGTCACTATCGTGATGACGATCATTACGTGGAAGGGCGCGAAGACGACGAGAGGGCCGCCGAAGGCAACCGATTACTCTCACATCGCAGATCCAAAAAACATAGGCGCAAGTACCAGACCAACGCCGCGCCAGGTTCGTGAAATGAAAGCCGCTAATCGTGCAGAAAATGGGGGCGAGCTTCGAAGCGATTTGTCAGGTAAGCCGATGGTGGACGCCGCCAAATCACAGCGAGGCGTCACACCACCGCCAAATGAGGTGCAGGTCGACCATATTGCGCCGGTTGACAAAGGAGGCACGCGCACTCAATCAAACTTGCAACTCATCACCAGGGAGGAGAATCGGATCAAATGGAATCGTTGA
- a CDS encoding TonB-dependent receptor plug domain-containing protein, which produces MRTVTGWTFAPATRNGTPVKAKIRVVARFVAQPPASPPLPTPPKAPQSPRDPAPPPPPPPATPISVTIAGETPPRNASSVVKKRDVLGAAPHRTASDLLKVLPGVFITQHGGQGKAHQIFLRGFDAGHGQDIELRVAGAPVNEVSNVHGQGYADLHFIMPEVVRRVRATPGPFDPRQGDFAVAGTIEFDLGLAQAGFTTSFGLGTYGERRVFVAYRPRDASEETFAAVEAQSTDGFGPSRAARRASAVAQWVFPVGNNVSVRFMASAYAARFSSAGVLLRDDVENGGIDRFGTYDPRQGGDSTRAQVVVGLEHESDDGAARSALTPFFIGRSLRLRTNYTGFLVDSVNGDSQQQMNEAFTLGFSGYHRRKIRIFSPEDSLEVGTFARSDFIDQSQKRLSVVDDHVTGTLVDANIRAVDAAAWIDASLRPVRRVVVRGGVRVDGLYYGVTDLEREGSGAARAAMGTHVGGKATVDVALHERLHALASYGDGFRSPQARSLGDGERAPFTTVRSFEGGLRYAHGDRANASVAVFHTRLSDDLVFEETTARNERAPATMRTGFSLDFTMRPKPWIVESGSVTYTHATFSASDANHQEGALVPYTPLFVAHADVALTPKLARILGRDLVGHIGTGLSYLGRRPLPYGEFGRDIFLADVSVGLRLREVGIKVDMENLLDAQWYDGQFTYASSFVRGAAPSLVPRQVVTVGAPFTLMATLSLYLGS; this is translated from the coding sequence ATGCGAACGGTCACGGGGTGGACATTTGCCCCAGCAACGCGCAACGGGACGCCGGTCAAAGCCAAAATCCGCGTCGTCGCTCGGTTCGTGGCGCAGCCCCCTGCATCGCCACCATTGCCGACTCCACCAAAGGCGCCGCAATCGCCTCGCGACCCCGCGCCTCCGCCGCCTCCGCCGCCGGCGACGCCGATTTCCGTGACGATTGCGGGCGAAACGCCGCCGCGTAATGCATCCTCGGTCGTGAAAAAGCGCGATGTGCTCGGGGCTGCGCCACATCGTACGGCGAGCGACTTGTTAAAAGTTTTACCGGGCGTATTCATTACGCAACACGGCGGTCAAGGCAAGGCGCATCAAATATTTTTGCGCGGATTCGATGCGGGGCACGGGCAAGACATCGAATTGCGCGTCGCGGGCGCTCCCGTGAACGAAGTATCGAACGTTCACGGCCAAGGATACGCCGACCTGCATTTCATCATGCCCGAAGTGGTCCGGCGAGTTCGCGCGACTCCGGGGCCATTCGATCCGCGTCAGGGCGACTTTGCGGTCGCCGGGACCATCGAATTCGATTTGGGTCTCGCACAAGCGGGTTTCACGACGTCGTTCGGGCTTGGCACATATGGCGAGCGGCGCGTATTCGTGGCGTATCGTCCCAGGGACGCGTCCGAGGAAACCTTTGCGGCCGTGGAAGCGCAAAGCACGGATGGTTTTGGGCCCTCACGGGCAGCTCGTCGGGCTTCGGCGGTGGCGCAATGGGTGTTCCCCGTTGGAAATAACGTTTCGGTGCGCTTCATGGCTTCGGCATATGCAGCTCGATTTTCCTCGGCAGGCGTGCTGCTTCGCGACGATGTGGAAAATGGGGGCATCGATCGATTCGGCACGTACGATCCGCGTCAAGGTGGCGATTCGACGCGCGCACAAGTGGTCGTGGGGCTCGAGCACGAATCGGACGACGGCGCAGCTCGCTCGGCGCTGACACCGTTTTTCATTGGGCGGAGCTTGCGATTGCGAACGAACTACACGGGGTTCCTCGTGGATTCCGTGAATGGCGATTCGCAGCAGCAAATGAATGAGGCATTTACGTTGGGTTTTTCCGGGTATCATCGGCGCAAGATTCGCATTTTCTCGCCGGAGGATTCGCTCGAAGTGGGCACGTTCGCGCGCTCGGATTTCATCGATCAATCGCAAAAACGCCTTTCGGTCGTCGACGACCATGTGACGGGCACATTGGTCGACGCGAACATCCGCGCTGTCGATGCGGCGGCGTGGATCGACGCGAGCTTGCGGCCCGTGCGGCGCGTGGTCGTACGCGGGGGCGTGCGTGTGGATGGGCTTTATTATGGCGTGACGGACCTCGAGCGAGAAGGCAGCGGCGCGGCGCGAGCGGCCATGGGGACGCACGTGGGCGGCAAAGCAACGGTGGACGTCGCGCTGCATGAGCGGCTGCACGCGCTTGCGAGTTACGGGGATGGTTTCCGCTCGCCACAAGCGAGAAGTTTGGGCGACGGCGAGCGGGCGCCATTCACGACGGTGCGGTCGTTCGAGGGAGGGCTTCGATATGCGCACGGTGATCGCGCAAATGCGAGCGTCGCGGTTTTCCACACGCGCCTATCGGATGACCTGGTTTTCGAGGAAACGACGGCTCGCAACGAGCGTGCTCCGGCGACGATGCGGACGGGGTTTTCGTTGGATTTTACGATGCGCCCCAAGCCGTGGATCGTCGAGAGCGGGAGCGTGACGTACACGCATGCGACGTTTTCGGCGAGCGATGCGAATCATCAAGAAGGCGCGCTCGTTCCCTATACGCCGCTGTTCGTAGCGCACGCCGATGTTGCCTTGACGCCGAAGCTCGCGCGAATCCTGGGACGGGATCTCGTTGGGCACATTGGCACGGGCTTGTCGTATTTGGGGAGGAGGCCGCTGCCTTATGGCGAGTTTGGCAGGGATATTTTTCTTGCAGACGTGTCGGTTGGGCTGCGTCTGCGCGAAGTGGGCATCAAAGTCGACATGGAAAACCTGCTCGATGCGCAATGGTACGACGGCCAATTCACGTATGCATCGAGCTTCGTGCGTGGAGCAGCTCCGTCGCTGGTGCCTCGGCAGGTCGTGACCGTGGGCGCACCTTTTACGCTGATGGCGACCCTTTCTCTTTACCTTGGATCCTGA
- a CDS encoding transposase gives MLEHGFVRVKCTDCGFERLVGFSCKRRGFCPSCLGRRMSDTAVWLTEHVIPREQIRQWVLTLPWELRVRAGYDRQLCALVLDTFIRELQRSYRWRAKREFGLPSVDDAFTGMVTVIQRFDSALRLNVHLHTLVLDGVYVKSDDGGLRFLRLPRPSADEVYDVAFRTAKKVVAMLEKKGRSADGASHDEGESEIEPALCRVTTLRAEHRRRGSWMVRAWAKENVRSSSTDSTSMQATASTVGIVGESSGCRYLARPPIAMDRLTEMDDGELRYELKKAWRDGTRFVTLGPYELIARICAMVPPPRFHMVRFHGVLAPNSRLRERVVASARPYVPPNVERPTPLQLPLFGKLFEQPDAEVSHMRRKPWAWLLRHVFAIDVNVCPKCSGRMKWREVALTADAIREGLARAGFARGPPKRKSAPLGQISLPFAKMRRA, from the coding sequence TTGCTCGAACATGGGTTCGTCCGAGTCAAGTGTACGGATTGCGGATTCGAGCGATTGGTAGGGTTTAGCTGTAAACGCAGAGGATTCTGTCCGTCGTGTTTGGGCCGCCGGATGAGCGACACGGCGGTTTGGCTGACGGAACACGTGATTCCCAGAGAGCAAATTCGGCAATGGGTGTTGACGCTGCCGTGGGAATTGCGCGTTCGAGCGGGGTATGACCGTCAATTGTGCGCTTTGGTGTTGGATACATTCATTCGAGAATTGCAGCGAAGTTATCGATGGCGAGCGAAACGTGAATTTGGTTTACCGAGTGTGGATGATGCCTTTACGGGGATGGTGACGGTGATTCAGCGATTCGACTCGGCGTTGCGATTGAATGTTCATTTGCACACGCTGGTGCTCGATGGGGTTTACGTGAAAAGCGACGATGGTGGGCTGCGATTTCTGCGATTGCCGAGGCCGTCGGCGGACGAGGTGTACGACGTCGCATTTCGTACGGCGAAAAAAGTGGTTGCGATGTTGGAGAAAAAGGGTCGAAGCGCTGATGGGGCGTCGCATGACGAGGGTGAAAGCGAGATCGAGCCGGCGCTTTGTCGTGTTACGACATTGCGGGCCGAGCACCGAAGACGAGGATCGTGGATGGTCCGCGCTTGGGCAAAGGAGAATGTGCGGTCGTCGTCGACGGATTCAACGTCTATGCAGGCGACAGCATCGACGGTCGGGATCGTCGGCGAATCGAGCGGATGTCGGTATTTGGCGAGGCCGCCGATAGCGATGGATCGATTGACGGAAATGGATGACGGGGAATTGCGTTATGAGTTGAAGAAAGCGTGGCGAGATGGCACGCGCTTCGTGACGCTGGGTCCGTATGAGTTGATTGCGCGAATATGCGCGATGGTGCCTCCTCCACGATTTCACATGGTCCGATTCCATGGCGTATTGGCACCGAATTCGAGATTGCGTGAACGAGTCGTGGCATCGGCGCGGCCGTACGTGCCACCGAATGTCGAGCGACCAACGCCATTGCAATTGCCGTTGTTTGGAAAGCTCTTCGAGCAGCCGGATGCCGAAGTCAGTCACATGCGTCGAAAACCTTGGGCGTGGTTGCTTCGGCATGTGTTCGCTATCGACGTGAATGTATGTCCGAAATGCAGTGGGCGAATGAAATGGCGTGAGGTTGCATTGACGGCCGACGCCATACGCGAAGGTTTGGCAAGGGCGGGTTTCGCACGTGGGCCGCCGAAGCGGAAGAGTGCGCCGCTCGGGCAGATCTCGCTCCCGTTTGCGAAGATGCGTCGGGCGTGA
- a CDS encoding 16S rRNA (uracil(1498)-N(3))-methyltransferase → MKGPLRVPALRIQSGRTILDEDASRYVARVHRMREGDRLVLFDPDQALEADAEIVGVERSSVALVVGEVRAASLRPRRRVTLLQATCKSDKFDAIVRDATELGVSRVVPVFAERSVARPAGGRASRWRKIAIEAARQCGRGDAPAIASPMDLVEAVPMFASGEGVAGFVLDPQATESLGANLIDVGADVELAFVVGPEGGFTAAEIEACLSAGLSRVSLGPLTLRAETVCAAVLGAVFVLAR, encoded by the coding sequence ATGAAAGGTCCTCTGCGCGTTCCCGCTCTGCGCATTCAATCGGGTCGCACGATCCTGGATGAAGACGCTTCGCGCTACGTCGCGCGTGTGCATCGCATGCGCGAAGGTGATCGCCTGGTGCTCTTCGATCCCGATCAAGCGCTCGAAGCAGACGCCGAAATCGTTGGCGTGGAGCGGTCGTCGGTCGCGCTCGTCGTAGGCGAAGTTCGAGCTGCGTCGCTGCGTCCTCGTCGGCGCGTCACGCTGCTTCAAGCGACGTGCAAGAGCGACAAGTTCGACGCCATCGTTCGAGATGCGACGGAGCTTGGCGTGAGTCGTGTGGTGCCGGTGTTTGCGGAGCGATCCGTTGCGCGGCCTGCGGGTGGGCGAGCGTCGCGGTGGCGCAAGATCGCGATCGAGGCTGCGCGGCAGTGTGGTCGTGGCGATGCCCCGGCGATCGCTTCGCCGATGGATCTCGTCGAAGCCGTGCCGATGTTTGCATCCGGTGAAGGTGTCGCTGGGTTCGTTCTCGATCCGCAAGCTACGGAATCGCTCGGCGCGAACCTCATCGACGTGGGCGCGGACGTGGAGCTTGCGTTCGTCGTGGGTCCCGAAGGTGGATTCACGGCAGCGGAGATTGAAGCGTGTCTGTCGGCGGGTCTATCGCGCGTGTCGCTCGGGCCGCTCACGCTGCGAGCGGAGACCGTGTGTGCGGCGGTGTTGGGCGCGGTGTTTGTCCTGGCGCGATGA
- a CDS encoding 50S ribosomal protein L11 methyltransferase: MTDPVYPFVAIDVARDSADELSALLFDLGAMGVEERDDQTLSKSAAQGKVTLVGSFASREEADAAIAALTEQDPDMSPRIEEIVGDAWRDAWKEHFEPFALTPSITIVPPWVSYEHKRSDEHVLELEPGRAFGTGLHATTALVSELLHDHRQSLAGVSVLDVGTGSGILALVALIYSARDALCIDNDPEVIDVVRENAERNKLTDRVVVREATVETITTTYPIVLANIETKVLRVIADDLARVVAPRGLLILSGILAAEHDEVVTRYTSLARSLAYVETRRRGDGSGDDWVAIAFRAA; the protein is encoded by the coding sequence ATGACCGACCCCGTTTACCCCTTCGTTGCCATCGACGTCGCTCGCGACAGCGCCGACGAGCTCTCCGCGTTGCTCTTCGACCTCGGTGCGATGGGCGTCGAAGAACGCGACGATCAAACACTCTCCAAGTCCGCAGCCCAGGGCAAAGTCACACTCGTGGGCAGTTTTGCTTCGCGCGAAGAAGCCGACGCCGCCATCGCAGCTCTGACCGAACAAGACCCGGACATGTCGCCGCGCATCGAAGAGATCGTGGGTGACGCTTGGCGTGATGCCTGGAAAGAACACTTCGAACCTTTCGCGCTCACACCATCGATCACGATCGTCCCACCTTGGGTTTCTTATGAGCACAAACGATCGGACGAACATGTGCTGGAGCTCGAACCAGGGCGCGCTTTCGGCACGGGGCTCCATGCAACGACGGCTCTCGTGTCCGAGCTCTTGCACGACCATCGGCAGTCGCTTGCAGGCGTGAGCGTCCTCGATGTCGGCACGGGCAGCGGCATCCTCGCGCTCGTCGCGCTCATTTACAGCGCGCGTGATGCGCTCTGCATCGACAACGATCCGGAAGTCATCGACGTCGTTCGTGAAAACGCCGAACGCAACAAGCTGACCGATCGCGTCGTCGTGCGTGAAGCGACCGTCGAGACGATCACGACGACGTATCCGATCGTGCTCGCCAACATCGAAACGAAGGTGCTTCGCGTGATCGCGGATGATCTCGCGCGTGTCGTCGCACCTCGAGGACTTCTGATTTTGTCGGGCATCCTTGCCGCCGAGCACGACGAGGTCGTCACGCGTTACACGTCGCTCGCTCGATCGCTTGCCTATGTCGAAACGCGTCGTCGTGGTGACGGCTCGGGCGACGACTGGGTTGCCATCGCATTCAGGGCAGCATGA
- a CDS encoding metallophosphoesterase, with protein MARSIIIGDLHGCRDELEDLLSLIGFGSSDQLVSVGDLVVRGPNPAGTVDLLQKVSARVVRGNHEDRLLRHRQAPRGHAPPLGTLQREVVRVFKQHHWDFIASLPLWLDLPEHNVRVVHAGVDPRFPMDRQSPRVLMYVRCLDSYGTPTERYGPTLWGEVYSGPPHLVFGHNAKELPQIHPYATGVDTGCVYGGRLTAMVLREGEKPPPPSDRRSVLVSVPARRKYYPR; from the coding sequence ATGGCGCGCTCGATCATCATCGGTGATCTGCACGGTTGTCGTGACGAACTCGAAGACTTGTTGTCACTCATCGGGTTCGGATCTTCTGATCAACTCGTGTCTGTCGGAGACCTCGTCGTTCGAGGTCCCAATCCCGCCGGCACCGTAGACTTGCTCCAAAAAGTCTCCGCACGTGTCGTTCGAGGCAACCACGAAGACCGCTTGCTGCGTCACCGCCAGGCTCCTCGTGGACACGCGCCGCCTCTGGGAACGCTGCAGCGAGAAGTCGTGCGCGTGTTCAAGCAACACCACTGGGACTTCATCGCATCGCTTCCGCTCTGGCTCGACCTGCCGGAGCACAATGTTCGTGTCGTGCACGCCGGTGTCGATCCACGGTTTCCGATGGATCGACAAAGCCCTCGCGTACTCATGTACGTCCGATGTCTCGATTCGTACGGAACGCCCACCGAGCGCTACGGTCCAACGTTGTGGGGCGAGGTCTACTCGGGCCCCCCGCATCTCGTCTTCGGGCACAACGCGAAGGAACTGCCGCAGATTCATCCGTACGCCACGGGTGTCGACACGGGTTGCGTCTACGGAGGCCGCTTGACGGCGATGGTGCTGCGCGAAGGTGAAAAGCCGCCGCCTCCGAGTGATCGTCGCAGCGTTCTCGTCAGCGTTCCTGCGCGGCGGAAGTATTACCCGCGGTGA
- the glgC gene encoding glucose-1-phosphate adenylyltransferase, translating to MRETKLRAPFETSRVLVMILAGGEGRRLGPLTHDRAKPAVPFGGRYRIIDIVLSNFVNSGLHKIKVLTQYKSASLEEHIARAWRLSPMLDNFIETIPAQQRTGKSWFKGSADAVFQTQHIITDEHPEYVCIFGGDHVYKMDMRQMLAQHLDTQAEVTVAAIPVPRHEARAFGVIEADAQGRIIAFHEKVADPPPMPGHPNLALASMGNYIFNTNDLLGALEEDAAKEQSAHDFGRDIIPMMVGKGKRVHVYDFQTNRVPGEDEGNAYWRDIGTIDAYWAAQMDLIAVQPAFNLYNLRWPIRTAMSHDPPAKFVFREEWNARVGIATESLVSLGCIISGGRIHRSVLSNRCRVNSFSHVEESVLFENVVIGRHAKIRRAIIDKDVEVPAHAEIGYNLEEDKKRWYVSDGGIVVIPKRAKIG from the coding sequence ATGCGCGAGACCAAGCTGCGCGCTCCGTTCGAGACCTCACGCGTTTTGGTGATGATCCTGGCGGGCGGCGAAGGACGAAGGCTCGGACCACTCACCCACGACCGCGCCAAGCCTGCGGTTCCGTTCGGAGGGCGATATCGAATCATCGACATCGTTCTGTCGAACTTCGTCAACTCGGGACTGCACAAAATCAAGGTGCTCACGCAGTACAAGAGCGCCTCGCTCGAAGAACACATCGCTCGCGCATGGCGCCTCTCGCCCATGCTCGACAACTTCATCGAGACGATCCCAGCGCAACAGCGCACCGGCAAGAGCTGGTTCAAAGGCTCCGCCGACGCCGTCTTCCAAACGCAACACATCATCACCGACGAGCACCCCGAGTACGTGTGCATCTTCGGCGGCGACCATGTCTACAAGATGGACATGCGTCAGATGCTCGCGCAGCACCTCGACACGCAAGCCGAAGTCACCGTCGCAGCGATCCCGGTGCCGCGTCACGAAGCACGCGCGTTCGGCGTCATCGAAGCCGACGCTCAAGGTCGCATCATCGCCTTCCACGAGAAGGTTGCCGACCCTCCGCCCATGCCCGGACATCCGAACCTCGCGCTCGCGTCCATGGGCAATTATATTTTCAACACAAACGATTTGCTCGGAGCGCTCGAAGAAGACGCAGCCAAAGAACAAAGCGCTCACGACTTCGGTCGCGACATCATCCCGATGATGGTCGGCAAGGGCAAACGCGTTCACGTCTACGACTTCCAGACGAACCGCGTGCCCGGTGAAGACGAAGGCAACGCGTACTGGCGCGACATCGGCACCATCGATGCCTACTGGGCCGCGCAAATGGACCTCATCGCCGTCCAGCCCGCCTTCAACCTCTACAACCTACGCTGGCCCATCCGCACGGCCATGAGTCACGACCCGCCGGCCAAGTTCGTCTTTCGCGAAGAGTGGAACGCGCGCGTCGGTATCGCGACCGAGAGCCTCGTGTCACTCGGTTGCATCATTTCGGGTGGTCGCATCCACCGAAGCGTCTTGTCGAACCGCTGCCGTGTGAACTCGTTCAGCCACGTAGAAGAGTCCGTGCTTTTCGAGAACGTCGTCATCGGCAGGCACGCCAAAATTCGCCGCGCAATCATCGACAAAGACGTCGAAGTTCCAGCTCACGCCGAGATTGGGTACAACCTCGAAGAAGACAAGAAACGTTGGTACGTCAGCGATGGGGGCATCGTCGTGATCCCCAAGCGTGCCAAGATTGGTTGA